ATGCCAAGAAGTGGACCAAGTAAAGGTGTTTTACTTCAGTGATATGGTAGAAAGTCAAGATAATGGTATTGATTTTCATAAAAATCCACCAAAATCTTCTCAAGAAGCAAGTGAATTAGCCCAAAAAAGCTTGGCAAACTTTAGCGACGCTTTGCTGAGCAATGCGGAAATAAATGTGCTTTTGCCATTTGAGGCAACCTCTTCAAGTGCCGAGAACAATCCTAATGTCGGTGTCTTTTGGCAAGCAATTTTTGAAGAACTTGGTGCAAGTTTTCAAGAATTATAATTTTCTTACAGCGTAGTTTCTAGGAGGGTAACAATAATTTCTATCTTTGTATAACCCTTCAAAAACACGATGCTTTACTACCTTTTTAATTACCTAGACCAGATTTGGGATTTACCCGGTGCGGGAGTATTCCGATATATATCATTTAGAGCGTCTGCTGCTACAATTTTATCATTGCTAATTGCTGCGGTTTTTGGAAAAAAAATAATCAATTATTTACAAAAACTTCAGATAGGAGAGTCCATTAGAGATTTGGGTCTTGATGGACAAATGGCAAAAAAGGGTACACCTACAATGGGTGGTTTCATTATTCTGGCTTCTCTTGTTACTCCCGTTCTGCTTTTTGCCAGAATCGATAATGTCTATATCGTATTGTTGCTAGTTACAGCTGTGTGGACTTGTTTGATTGGGTTTACAGATGATTATATCAAGGTATTTAAGAAAGACAAAGAAGGTCTTAAGGGTACTTTCAAGGTAATTGGTCAAGTAGGATTGGGACTTATTGTAGGACTTACCTTGTTTTATAACGACAATGTCGTCGTTCGAGAATACCTCGCCAACGGACAGTTTGTTGACCAAGCTTCGCTCGCTACTACAGTTCCTTTTATGAAAGGGAATGAAATTGATTATGGTATAATTGGTTCTTTTTTGCCAGAATGGCTGGCGTGGTTACCATATGTTTTCGTTTGTATTTTCATCATTACTGCCGTGAGTAATGGTTCTAATATTACGGATGGAATTGATGGATTGGCTGCAGGAACATCTGCAATAATTGGTCTTACACTTGCTATTTTTGCATATCTCTCAGGGAATAAGATTTTTGCCGAATACCTGAATATCATGATGATACCTAATTCAGGAGAAATCGTAATATTTTGTGCTGCATTTCTGGGTGCATGTATTGGTTTCTTGTGGTACAATGCTTACCCAGCTCAGGTTTTTATGGGAGATACTGGTAGCTTAATGATAGGAGGAATAATTGCTACCCTAGCTTTGGCACTTAGAAAAGAGCTCATGATTCCTGTTTTGTGTGGCGTGTTTTTAATTGAAAACTTATCGGTTATACTACAGGTTAGTTATTTCAAATACCAAAAGCGAAAGCATGGCATTGAACACGCTCGAGCAAATAGGCTCTTCCTTATGTCTCCATTGCATCACCACTTCCAAAAGAAGGGCTACCACGAAGCAAAGATCGTAGCTAGGTTTTGGATCGTTGGAATTATTTTGGCT
This portion of the Spirosomataceae bacterium TFI 002 genome encodes:
- a CDS encoding Phospho-N-acetylmuramoyl-pentapeptide-transferase, producing MLYYLFNYLDQIWDLPGAGVFRYISFRASAATILSLLIAAVFGKKIINYLQKLQIGESIRDLGLDGQMAKKGTPTMGGFIILASLVTPVLLFARIDNVYIVLLLVTAVWTCLIGFTDDYIKVFKKDKEGLKGTFKVIGQVGLGLIVGLTLFYNDNVVVREYLANGQFVDQASLATTVPFMKGNEIDYGIIGSFLPEWLAWLPYVFVCIFIITAVSNGSNITDGIDGLAAGTSAIIGLTLAIFAYLSGNKIFAEYLNIMMIPNSGEIVIFCAAFLGACIGFLWYNAYPAQVFMGDTGSLMIGGIIATLALALRKELMIPVLCGVFLIENLSVILQVSYFKYQKRKHGIEHARANRLFLMSPLHHHFQKKGYHEAKIVARFWIVGIILAVVTLVTLKLR